One Deinococcus aestuarii DNA segment encodes these proteins:
- the ruvA gene encoding Holliday junction branch migration protein RuvA — protein MIAYLSGVVREVRDSSAVIVAGGVGYEVFCPASTLGKLAVEAPAELNIRHVIREDAQLLFGFSDADSLRLFDLLTGVSGVGPKLGLALLSAMPVSAVAQGLLTGDVKLLSSVSGVGKKTAERLVLELQNKVPDHLAAPVTPGGVKVAPVTGTAGRDAIEALLALGFREGQVRSVVAELLAADPAQSADALIRKGLGRLR, from the coding sequence GTGATTGCTTACCTGAGTGGCGTGGTGCGCGAGGTGCGCGACTCCAGCGCCGTGATCGTCGCCGGGGGGGTGGGGTACGAGGTCTTCTGCCCCGCCTCGACCCTGGGAAAACTGGCGGTGGAGGCCCCGGCGGAACTGAACATCCGGCACGTCATCCGCGAGGACGCCCAGCTCCTCTTCGGCTTTTCTGACGCCGACAGCCTGCGCCTCTTCGACCTGCTGACCGGCGTGAGCGGCGTGGGCCCCAAGCTCGGGCTCGCCCTGCTCTCCGCCATGCCCGTGAGCGCCGTCGCCCAGGGGCTCCTGACCGGAGACGTGAAGCTGCTTTCCAGCGTCTCGGGGGTGGGGAAGAAGACCGCCGAGCGCCTCGTCCTCGAACTCCAGAACAAGGTGCCCGACCACCTCGCGGCGCCCGTCACGCCGGGCGGGGTGAAGGTGGCCCCGGTCACGGGCACGGCGGGCCGCGACGCCATCGAGGCGCTGCTCGCGCTGGGCTTCCGGGAGGGGCAGGTGCGGAGCGTGGTGGCCGAACTCCTCGCCGCCGACCCCGCGCAGTCGGCCGACGCCCTGATCCGCAAGGGCCTGGGGCGGCTGCGCTGA
- the metG gene encoding methionine--tRNA ligase, producing MTRQPEREFYITTAIDYANGAPHIGHVYEKILADAIARYHRLAGFEVTFLTGTDEHGEKIAKAAAKAGQTPQAFVDDLSLRAFKGLWDRLEISYDDFIRTTEGRHKRYVQDILQRVYDAGDIYFAEYEGLYSVGAERYVTEKELVEGPDGVRRYPGDKDPPELRREANYFFRMEKYQAWLLGHIQQHPEFIQPAGYRNEVLEMLREPIGDLSISRPKSRVPWGIELPWDPDHVTYVWFDALLNYVSGPVSRGMGEETIGLAWHVIGKDILKPHAVFWPTMLRAAGLPIYRKLVVHSHILAEDGRKMGKSLGNAIDPEQLVAEYPVDAIRYTLLREATLSADSPYGEGILVSRLNSDLANDLGNLLSRTVSMIQKYRGGVIPQAHEPGGREHGIEAAALALPGEVMGLVQGLKVNMAIEAAMNFVRDLNRYIAESAPWNLAKSEETARRLDTVLYTAAEGLRVASVALEAVIPGKARELRQQLGLGGQSYALTGAWGLTPAGTRVIGGRVLFPKPEARETEEAAPPPPAPKKEKKTVTQPNDRPQPAPTPSPTPAAPEPLISIDDFARVDLRIAEVVHAEAVEKADKLLKLTVRMGEETRTVVSGIRKWFAPEDLVGRRVVLVANLKPAKLRGIESQGMILAAEDEHGNLDLVGTRLDLPTGTKVR from the coding sequence ATGACGAGACAGCCCGAGCGAGAGTTCTACATCACGACCGCCATCGACTACGCGAACGGCGCCCCCCACATCGGGCACGTCTACGAGAAGATCCTGGCCGACGCCATCGCGCGTTACCACCGTCTCGCCGGGTTCGAGGTGACCTTCCTGACCGGCACCGACGAGCACGGCGAGAAGATCGCCAAGGCCGCCGCCAAGGCCGGGCAGACCCCGCAGGCGTTTGTGGACGACCTGAGCTTGCGCGCCTTCAAGGGCCTGTGGGACCGGCTGGAGATCAGCTACGACGACTTCATCCGCACGACGGAGGGCCGCCACAAGCGGTACGTGCAGGACATCCTCCAGCGCGTGTACGACGCGGGCGACATCTACTTTGCCGAGTACGAGGGCCTGTACTCGGTGGGCGCCGAGCGGTACGTGACCGAAAAGGAACTCGTGGAGGGGCCGGACGGCGTGCGCCGTTACCCCGGCGACAAGGACCCGCCCGAGCTGCGGCGTGAGGCGAACTACTTCTTCCGGATGGAGAAGTACCAGGCGTGGCTGCTGGGGCACATCCAGCAGCACCCCGAGTTCATCCAGCCCGCCGGATACCGCAACGAGGTGCTGGAGATGCTGCGCGAGCCCATCGGCGACCTGAGCATCAGCCGCCCGAAGTCGCGCGTGCCGTGGGGCATCGAGTTGCCCTGGGACCCCGACCACGTGACCTACGTGTGGTTCGACGCGCTGCTCAACTACGTCTCCGGCCCCGTCAGCCGCGGGATGGGCGAGGAGACCATCGGCCTCGCGTGGCACGTGATCGGCAAGGATATCCTCAAGCCGCACGCGGTCTTCTGGCCCACGATGCTGCGGGCGGCGGGGCTCCCGATCTACCGCAAGCTCGTCGTCCACAGCCACATCCTCGCGGAGGACGGGCGCAAGATGGGCAAGTCGCTGGGGAACGCGATTGATCCCGAACAGCTCGTCGCCGAGTACCCGGTGGACGCGATCCGCTACACCCTGCTGCGGGAAGCGACCCTCAGCGCGGACAGCCCGTACGGCGAGGGCATCCTCGTCTCGCGGCTGAATTCCGACCTGGCGAACGACCTGGGCAACCTGCTCTCGCGCACGGTCAGCATGATTCAGAAGTACAGGGGCGGCGTGATCCCGCAGGCGCACGAGCCGGGTGGGCGCGAGCACGGGATCGAGGCGGCGGCGCTGGCCCTCCCCGGCGAGGTGATGGGGCTGGTGCAGGGGCTGAAGGTGAACATGGCGATTGAGGCGGCCATGAACTTCGTGCGTGACCTCAACCGCTACATCGCCGAGAGTGCCCCGTGGAACCTCGCCAAGTCGGAGGAGACGGCCCGGCGCCTGGATACCGTGCTCTACACCGCCGCCGAGGGGTTGCGGGTGGCGAGCGTGGCGCTGGAGGCGGTCATCCCCGGCAAGGCCAGAGAGCTGCGCCAACAACTCGGCCTCGGCGGACAGTCGTACGCGCTCACGGGTGCCTGGGGTCTGACCCCCGCCGGAACCCGCGTCATCGGTGGCAGGGTCCTTTTCCCCAAGCCCGAGGCGCGGGAGACAGAGGAGGCCGCCCCTCCCCCACCCGCCCCCAAGAAGGAGAAGAAGACCGTGACCCAGCCGAATGACAGGCCCCAGCCCGCCCCCACGCCCAGCCCCACCCCCGCCGCCCCCGAGCCCCTGATCTCCATTGACGACTTCGCGCGGGTGGACCTCCGCATCGCCGAGGTGGTCCATGCCGAGGCGGTCGAGAAGGCCGACAAGCTCCTCAAGCTCACCGTGCGGATGGGAGAGGAGACGCGCACGGTGGTCAGCGGCATCCGCAAGTGGTTCGCGCCCGAAGACCTCGTGGGCCGCCGGGTCGTCCTCGTCGCCAACCTCAAGCCCGCCAAGTTGCGCGGCATCGAGAGCCAGGGCATGATCCTCGCCGCCGAGGACGAGCACGGGAACCTCGATCTGGTGGGCACGCGGCTCGACCTGCCGACCGGGACGAAGGTGCGGTAA
- the aat gene encoding leucyl/phenylalanyl-tRNA--protein transferase, with amino-acid sequence MPSARPFLHHPDPLTREVARGYAGGAFLMDNGSGVAWYAVERRALVPLTEAEGLHVARRLRRELDRFEVRVDTAFPDVVEGCRGHLPGAPERDGEWISPPLAHMYTHLHGTGLAHSFEVWRDGELAGGVLGLALGGAFIAESKFHRVTNASKAALVHLAAHLHARGFSLLDAQIQNPHLARLGVSEVSGGVYREKLFRALGQDVSL; translated from the coding sequence ATGCCCTCCGCCCGCCCCTTCCTCCACCACCCCGATCCCCTGACCCGTGAGGTCGCGCGGGGGTACGCGGGGGGCGCCTTCCTGATGGACAACGGGAGCGGCGTGGCGTGGTACGCCGTCGAGCGGCGCGCACTCGTGCCCCTCACGGAGGCCGAGGGCCTGCACGTCGCGCGGCGGCTGCGGCGGGAACTGGACCGCTTCGAGGTGCGGGTGGACACCGCCTTTCCCGACGTGGTGGAGGGGTGCCGGGGCCACCTGCCGGGCGCTCCCGAGCGCGACGGCGAGTGGATCAGCCCGCCCCTCGCCCACATGTACACCCACCTGCACGGCACCGGGCTGGCGCACTCCTTCGAGGTGTGGCGGGACGGTGAACTGGCGGGCGGCGTGCTCGGTCTCGCGCTCGGCGGCGCCTTCATCGCGGAGAGCAAGTTCCACCGCGTCACGAACGCGAGCAAGGCGGCGCTCGTCCACCTCGCCGCGCACCTGCACGCGCGGGGCTTTTCGCTCCTCGACGCGCAGATTCAGAACCCACACCTCGCCCGGCTGGGCGTGTCCGAGGTCAGCGGGGGGGTGTACCGGGAAAAGCTCTTCCGGGCGCTGGGACAGGACGTGAGCCTGTAG
- a CDS encoding PaaI family thioesterase, producing MPDLSTLEQLNTLGEGLLPGLIGIRFTHAERGLLRSEFTVRPELLAPNTFLHAASIVALADTTCGYGTRMLLPEGANGFTTIELKSNHLSTAREGLVTCEARAVHAGRTTQVWDAEVRSDQGKVMALFRCTQAVLYPKG from the coding sequence ATGCCCGACCTGTCCACCCTGGAGCAACTGAACACGCTGGGCGAGGGGCTGCTGCCCGGATTGATCGGCATCCGCTTCACCCACGCGGAAAGGGGCCTGCTGCGCAGCGAGTTCACCGTGCGCCCCGAACTCCTCGCGCCCAACACCTTCCTGCACGCGGCCTCCATTGTGGCCCTCGCCGACACGACCTGCGGCTACGGCACGCGGATGCTGCTTCCCGAGGGCGCGAACGGCTTCACCACCATCGAACTCAAGAGCAACCACCTCTCCACCGCCCGCGAGGGGCTCGTCACCTGCGAGGCCCGCGCCGTCCACGCCGGGCGCACCACCCAGGTCTGGGACGCGGAGGTGAGGAGCGATCAGGGCAAGGTGATGGCCCTCTTCCGGTGTACGCAGGCAGTGCTGTATCCGAAGGGGTAA
- a CDS encoding LysM peptidoglycan-binding domain-containing M23 family metallopeptidase, with the protein MTRPLLLAAALLLGVAGAYTVKPGDTLYSIARAHGTTVAEITRLNGLKNTSLEVGQTLRLPGETAPQTPAPAAPPPSTAAPAPTPLPEPVPVGTAQVAGLTVTAPTSLRMGDAFVLRLSGPRAGQATVRFPSEVGEDVRRPDEWLTPTGAAGEYVVLGRVVLGKTTPVVYEIKVGGDQVRGSIPVTGLTQTIQYLNLPPSISGKLQDPGRKAEEAIVERAYTRRTPQAWARPFQPAVNVRAQSSAFGQPRTYVAGGPVQYHYGTDYPAPTGTAVTAVNDGTVVVAGKYPVRGGLVIIDHGAGLTSLYFHQSRVTARVGQKVRRGDKIGEVGSTGLSDGAHLHLEMRVRGEATNPAGWVNRIWPR; encoded by the coding sequence ATGACCCGCCCCCTCCTGCTCGCCGCCGCCCTCCTGCTGGGCGTGGCGGGCGCGTACACCGTCAAACCCGGCGACACCCTCTACAGCATCGCGCGGGCGCACGGCACGACCGTCGCCGAGATCACGCGCCTCAACGGGCTGAAAAACACCTCCCTGGAGGTCGGGCAGACCCTCAGGCTGCCGGGCGAGACGGCCCCGCAGACCCCGGCGCCCGCGGCCCCGCCCCCTTCGACGGCGGCGCCCGCGCCCACGCCCCTCCCCGAGCCCGTGCCCGTGGGGACGGCCCAGGTCGCGGGTCTGACGGTGACGGCCCCGACCAGCCTGCGGATGGGAGACGCCTTTGTGCTGCGGCTGAGCGGCCCACGCGCGGGGCAGGCGACGGTACGCTTTCCCAGCGAGGTCGGCGAGGACGTGCGCCGCCCGGACGAGTGGCTGACCCCCACGGGCGCGGCGGGCGAGTACGTGGTGCTGGGGCGTGTGGTGCTCGGCAAGACCACCCCGGTCGTGTACGAGATCAAGGTCGGCGGCGATCAGGTCCGCGGCAGCATCCCGGTCACCGGGCTCACCCAGACGATCCAGTACCTCAACCTGCCGCCCTCCATCAGCGGCAAGCTTCAGGACCCGGGGCGCAAGGCGGAAGAGGCCATCGTCGAACGGGCGTACACCCGCCGCACTCCCCAGGCGTGGGCACGGCCCTTCCAGCCCGCCGTGAACGTCCGCGCCCAGAGCAGCGCCTTCGGGCAGCCGCGCACCTACGTGGCGGGTGGGCCCGTCCAGTACCACTACGGCACCGACTACCCCGCCCCCACCGGCACCGCCGTGACCGCCGTGAACGACGGCACGGTCGTCGTGGCGGGCAAGTACCCTGTGCGCGGCGGCCTCGTGATCATCGACCACGGGGCGGGCCTGACGAGCCTGTACTTCCACCAGAGCCGGGTGACCGCCAGGGTGGGGCAGAAGGTCCGGCGCGGCGACAAGATCGGCGAGGTGGGCTCGACCGGCCTGAGCGACGGCGCACACCTGCACCTCGAGATGCGTGTACGCGGCGAGGCCACCAATCCCGCCGGTTGGGTCAACCGCATCTGGCCGAGGTGA
- the dtd gene encoding D-aminoacyl-tRNA deacylase gives MRAVLQRVTRARCTVEGQVTGETGPGLLILLGVAPGDTSDTARTLAARIVKLRVFGDEAGKMNRSLLDVGGGVLSVSQFTLYADTRRGTRPGFSGAALPEQARALYAEFNAALRGHGVPVGEGVFGAHMSLDLTNDGPVTLVLDTAEG, from the coding sequence GTGCGTGCCGTCCTCCAGCGGGTCACGCGGGCCCGCTGCACCGTAGAGGGGCAGGTCACGGGCGAGACCGGCCCCGGTTTGCTGATCCTGCTCGGGGTCGCGCCCGGGGACACGTCCGACACCGCCCGCACCCTCGCCGCCAGGATCGTCAAACTGCGCGTCTTCGGCGACGAGGCCGGGAAGATGAACCGCAGCCTGCTCGACGTGGGGGGCGGGGTGCTCAGCGTCAGCCAGTTCACCCTCTACGCCGACACCCGCCGGGGCACCCGACCGGGCTTCTCCGGGGCCGCCCTACCCGAGCAGGCCCGCGCCCTGTACGCCGAGTTCAACGCCGCCCTGCGGGGGCACGGCGTCCCGGTGGGGGAGGGGGTCTTCGGCGCCCACATGAGCCTCGACCTGACGAACGACGGCCCGGTGACGCTGGTGCTGGACACGGCGGAGGGATAA
- a CDS encoding DUF1844 domain-containing protein, with the protein MPNLEFVGLVNSLQATAEAALGDLNAATASAARDGLLDESRARQTAERSLRLLTMLADKTRGNLDFTEAELLTDAIGSLRARLGN; encoded by the coding sequence ATGCCCAACCTCGAATTCGTTGGACTCGTCAACTCCCTGCAAGCGACCGCCGAGGCCGCCCTCGGGGACCTCAACGCCGCCACTGCCAGCGCCGCCCGCGACGGCCTGCTGGATGAAAGCCGGGCCCGGCAGACCGCCGAACGCTCCCTGCGCCTCCTGACCATGCTCGCCGACAAGACGCGCGGCAACCTCGACTTCACGGAAGCCGAGCTGCTGACGGACGCCATCGGCAGCCTGCGCGCCCGGCTGGGGAACTGA
- a CDS encoding DMP19 family protein, with the protein MSPLEEAEILNSVDEKRHRIGLSALSIPEQVLTLLSQARFKFELSGFNEFFVSPLTANLVNETIWVFEQIGAYELAQKLQCLANFYVDEDSDKKTHHSVEYEIQGNQFLDGLNSLDFYLSRYMETHKAELAYN; encoded by the coding sequence ATGTCTCCTCTTGAAGAAGCAGAAATTTTGAATTCTGTTGATGAAAAACGACATCGTATTGGTCTTTCTGCCCTTAGTATTCCCGAGCAGGTGCTGACCCTACTAAGTCAAGCACGTTTTAAGTTTGAATTATCAGGATTTAATGAATTTTTCGTGTCGCCACTGACTGCTAATTTAGTTAACGAGACGATCTGGGTCTTCGAGCAGATTGGTGCGTATGAACTTGCACAGAAGCTCCAGTGTCTTGCTAATTTCTATGTGGATGAAGATAGTGACAAAAAGACGCACCACAGCGTAGAATATGAGATTCAGGGCAACCAATTCCTCGACGGGTTAAATAGCCTAGATTTCTATCTATCACGTTACATGGAAACCCATAAGGCCGAGCTTGCGTACAATTGA
- a CDS encoding uracil-DNA glycosylase, which yields MLSRTSLAAGVTGADVAALGALEARAKGCTACKLRPGCTQVVVADGTPAAPLLIVGEGPGGDEDRVGLPFVGRAGQLLDKILGAVGLTRQDAYITNVVKCRPPGNRTPEPDEIAACTGLWLGPQLSLLRPRVILTLGNTPTQFLLGTRLGITKTRGMWHPYRHDDGAGGAYEALLMPMFHPAYLLRQDTRAPGGPKSLTWRDIREAAAVLRGEKEPEGLATAQPKPENSQPTLF from the coding sequence ATGCTTTCTCGGACTTCGCTGGCGGCAGGCGTGACGGGCGCGGACGTGGCGGCCCTCGGGGCGCTCGAAGCCCGTGCCAAGGGCTGTACCGCCTGCAAGCTGCGCCCCGGCTGCACCCAGGTCGTCGTCGCGGACGGCACCCCGGCGGCGCCCCTCCTGATCGTGGGCGAGGGCCCCGGCGGCGACGAGGACCGGGTGGGCCTGCCCTTTGTGGGCCGCGCCGGGCAACTCCTCGACAAGATTCTGGGGGCCGTGGGGCTCACCCGGCAGGACGCCTACATCACCAACGTCGTGAAGTGCCGCCCGCCCGGCAACCGCACCCCCGAGCCCGACGAGATCGCCGCCTGCACTGGGCTGTGGCTCGGACCGCAACTTTCGCTGCTGCGCCCGCGCGTGATCCTCACCCTGGGGAACACGCCGACCCAGTTCCTGCTGGGCACCCGGCTGGGCATCACCAAGACGCGCGGCATGTGGCACCCCTACCGCCACGACGACGGGGCGGGCGGCGCATACGAGGCCCTCCTCATGCCGATGTTCCACCCCGCCTACCTCCTGCGCCAGGACACCCGTGCCCCCGGTGGTCCCAAGAGCCTGACCTGGCGCGACATCCGCGAGGCCGCCGCCGTGCTGCGCGGCGAGAAGGAGCCGGAGGGGCTGGCGACGGCCCAGCCGAAGCCTGAGAACAGCCAACCTACGTTGTTCTGA
- a CDS encoding C40 family peptidase has translation MNALRTLLIAGALTSGASLAATYTVKAGDTLYSVAEKYGMEPVQVMQLNGLPSPTLQVGQTLEVGGAEEGAAPLTARPARPAAPAQPKVAAVPTPAAPRVQQPAPGGGNAFVRTAATRFLGIRYALGGTGGRGLDCSGFTMRVFSQLGIRLPRTAAAQWRMGASVSRRNLRAGDLVFFNTTGRAASHVGIYIGDGLMANANSFKGRTVIEPLFTNAYWASRYIGARRVLS, from the coding sequence ATGAATGCGCTCCGAACCCTCCTGATTGCCGGTGCCCTGACGAGCGGGGCCTCCCTCGCCGCCACCTACACGGTCAAGGCCGGTGACACGCTGTACAGCGTCGCCGAGAAGTACGGCATGGAGCCCGTGCAGGTGATGCAGCTCAACGGGCTGCCCAGCCCCACCCTCCAGGTCGGCCAGACGCTGGAGGTCGGCGGCGCGGAGGAGGGGGCCGCCCCGCTGACCGCGCGCCCGGCCCGGCCCGCCGCGCCCGCGCAACCGAAGGTCGCGGCCGTGCCCACTCCTGCGGCGCCCCGTGTCCAGCAGCCCGCCCCCGGAGGGGGCAACGCGTTCGTCCGCACGGCGGCCACCCGCTTCCTGGGCATCCGCTACGCGCTGGGGGGAACGGGCGGGCGGGGCCTGGACTGCTCGGGTTTCACGATGCGGGTCTTTTCCCAGCTCGGGATCCGGCTGCCGCGCACCGCCGCCGCCCAGTGGCGGATGGGGGCCAGCGTGAGTCGCCGCAACCTGCGGGCCGGGGACCTGGTGTTTTTCAACACCACCGGGCGCGCCGCCAGCCATGTGGGCATCTACATCGGCGACGGTCTGATGGCGAACGCGAACAGCTTCAAGGGCCGCACCGTCATCGAGCCCCTGTTCACCAACGCCTACTGGGCCAGCCGCTACATCGGCGCCCGCCGCGTCCTGAGCTGA
- a CDS encoding outer membrane lipoprotein carrier protein LolA, translating into MKKALSLLTLAALVSGAGAQTAQDILNRVDAAQKAARDVTFRLSGTATLETAPQKIDLTVKSIPAQGVARLQFTAPDAFADNVVVADKNEIRQYLFLTNQITVTPTKAAAANSGLGGLDFTGLTNAATLLNTYNVRLLGTSTVAGKKVYQLEATPKGTESTDRARVWITEAGWRPTRVQLVGSGNKVLADLNVTNYRVNSGLTVSGLKTLPKDAQIIRQ; encoded by the coding sequence GTGAAGAAAGCCCTCTCCCTGCTGACCCTCGCCGCGCTCGTGTCGGGCGCGGGTGCCCAGACCGCCCAGGACATCCTGAACCGCGTGGACGCCGCCCAGAAGGCCGCCAGGGACGTCACCTTCCGCCTGAGCGGAACGGCCACCCTCGAGACGGCCCCCCAGAAGATCGACCTCACCGTCAAGAGCATCCCCGCCCAGGGGGTCGCCCGGCTGCAATTCACGGCCCCCGACGCCTTCGCCGACAACGTGGTCGTGGCGGACAAGAACGAGATCCGCCAGTACCTCTTCCTGACCAATCAGATCACGGTGACGCCCACGAAAGCCGCCGCCGCGAACTCGGGCCTGGGCGGGCTGGACTTCACCGGCCTTACCAACGCGGCCACGCTGCTGAATACCTACAACGTGCGCCTTCTCGGCACGTCCACCGTGGCGGGCAAGAAGGTCTACCAGCTCGAGGCGACCCCCAAGGGCACCGAGAGCACCGACCGCGCCCGCGTGTGGATCACCGAGGCGGGCTGGCGCCCCACCCGCGTGCAGCTCGTCGGGAGCGGCAACAAGGTTCTCGCCGACCTGAACGTCACGAATTACCGCGTGAACAGCGGCCTGACCGTCTCCGGGCTCAAGACCCTGCCCAAAGACGCCCAGATCATCCGGCAGTAG
- a CDS encoding LEA type 2 family protein, producing MKRLLLTPLLVPLLGACAPTQRVIQVPTFEVEQVRLTSLALPGGGSPAQANLALRVRVGNPNPVPVRLANFNARLFIDGADVGRVDLPNVNLPARGSTVQDANLGIPVTLQTAGSFLKVARGTQVAYRVDGTFTADLGVLGRPSFGPFTLAQGVWQQAAILPF from the coding sequence ATGAAACGGCTTTTGCTCACCCCCCTCCTCGTCCCGCTGCTGGGGGCGTGCGCCCCGACCCAGCGGGTGATCCAGGTGCCCACCTTCGAGGTCGAGCAGGTCCGGCTGACCAGCCTCGCGCTGCCGGGCGGGGGCAGCCCGGCCCAGGCGAACCTCGCCCTGCGGGTGCGGGTGGGGAACCCCAACCCCGTGCCCGTGCGCCTCGCCAACTTCAACGCCCGGCTCTTCATCGACGGGGCGGACGTGGGGCGGGTGGACCTGCCGAACGTGAACCTTCCCGCGCGGGGAAGCACGGTGCAGGACGCCAACCTCGGCATTCCCGTCACCCTCCAGACCGCCGGGTCGTTCCTGAAGGTGGCGCGCGGCACCCAGGTCGCCTACCGGGTGGACGGCACCTTCACCGCCGACCTCGGCGTGCTGGGGCGCCCGAGCTTCGGGCCGTTCACGCTGGCGCAGGGGGTATGGCAGCAGGCGGCGATCCTGCCCTTCTGA
- a CDS encoding amidase, with translation MTLPDFSDPQRAWAYRPASPLAGAVDGPLAGLTFSVKDLYGMPGWPLTASTRAPVPDPGESVLVRRLLELGASAVGKTHLHEIALGITGMNGFGGTTHPFDPERVPGGSSSGAAVSVALGQVDFALGTDTGGSIRVPAAWCGAVGYKPTKDHPAWSTGGVLPLSWTCDHAGPLARDVRTLARVHGALTGREVVRRGWAGVRVGLWLPDGWVDDMVREAVQGFAAQLESLGARLEDVQFPEVLDAYSPIVLSEAARVHAQALEQSDPGFTPFTLGLLRQGQALTPAEVETAFDRRAAYRAQLDTLLARYDVLLAPAVPTPPPLIGQEDVDLREGRTPLRRAVLRLTAPFSLLGAPTVALPTSAPFVGVQLVGRHGEDDRLLGLALTLED, from the coding sequence GTGACCCTCCCCGACTTTTCCGACCCTCAGCGTGCGTGGGCGTACCGCCCGGCCTCTCCCCTGGCCGGTGCCGTGGACGGGCCGCTCGCGGGGCTCACCTTCAGCGTCAAGGACCTGTACGGGATGCCGGGGTGGCCGCTCACGGCGAGCACGCGCGCTCCCGTGCCCGATCCGGGCGAAAGCGTCCTCGTGCGGCGGCTGCTCGAATTGGGCGCCTCGGCGGTCGGCAAGACGCACCTGCACGAGATCGCCCTCGGGATCACGGGCATGAACGGCTTCGGGGGCACCACGCACCCCTTCGACCCGGAGCGGGTGCCGGGGGGCAGCAGCAGCGGCGCGGCGGTGAGTGTGGCGCTGGGGCAGGTCGATTTTGCCCTTGGCACGGACACGGGCGGCTCCATCCGCGTTCCGGCGGCGTGGTGTGGCGCTGTCGGGTACAAGCCGACGAAGGACCACCCGGCGTGGAGCACGGGGGGCGTGTTGCCCCTGAGCTGGACGTGCGACCACGCGGGACCGCTCGCCCGGGACGTGCGGACCCTCGCGCGGGTTCACGGGGCGCTGACGGGGCGGGAGGTCGTGCGGCGGGGGTGGGCGGGCGTGCGGGTCGGCCTGTGGCTCCCGGACGGCTGGGTGGACGACATGGTGAGGGAGGCGGTACAGGGTTTCGCGGCACAGTTGGAGAGCCTGGGCGCGAGACTGGAAGACGTGCAATTCCCCGAGGTTCTCGACGCCTACTCGCCCATCGTGCTCAGCGAGGCCGCGCGGGTCCACGCTCAGGCCCTCGAACAGAGCGACCCCGGCTTCACCCCCTTCACGCTCGGACTCTTGCGGCAGGGGCAGGCGTTGACTCCGGCGGAGGTGGAGACGGCCTTTGACCGACGGGCAGCCTACCGCGCTCAGTTGGACACCCTCCTCGCCCGCTATGACGTGCTCCTCGCGCCCGCCGTGCCCACCCCGCCCCCCCTCATCGGGCAGGAGGACGTGGACCTCCGCGAGGGCCGCACCCCCCTGCGCCGCGCCGTGTTGCGCCTCACCGCGCCCTTCAGCCTGCTCGGCGCCCCGACCGTCGCGCTGCCTACCTCCGCGCCCTTCGTCGGCGTGCAGCTCGTGGGCAGGCACGGGGAGGACGACCGCCTGCTGGGATTGGCGCTGACCCTGGAGGACTAG